In Aminivibrio pyruvatiphilus, one genomic interval encodes:
- a CDS encoding ATP-binding protein yields MQDAILDRIVHNAHMIRIQGKESMRKKKGLAAAG; encoded by the coding sequence ATCCAGGATGCCATCCTGGACAGGATAGTCCACAACGCGCACATGATCCGGATCCAGGGCAAAGAGTCGATGAGAAAGAAGAAGGGCCTGGCGGCTGCCGGGTAG